One genomic region from Pempheris klunzingeri isolate RE-2024b chromosome 4, fPemKlu1.hap1, whole genome shotgun sequence encodes:
- the akt2 gene encoding RAC-beta serine/threonine-protein kinase has product MNEVSVVREGWLHKRGEYIKTWRPRYFILKSDGSFIGYKEKPEVSSDHSLPPLNNFSVAECQLMKTERPRPNTFVIRCLQWTSVIERTFHVDSNEEREEWMRSIQAVANSLKSQQQDEEPMEIKFGSPSDSSGTEEMEIAVSKSRTKVTMSDFDYLKLLGKGTFGKVILVKEKATGMYYAMKILRKEVIIAKDEVAHTVTESRVLQNTRHPFLTTLKYAFQTHDRLCFVMEYANGGELFFHLSRDRVFTEDRARFYGAEIVSALEYLHSRNVVYRDLKLENLMLDKDGHIKITDFGLCKEGITDGATMKTFCGTPEYLAPEVLEDNDYGRAVDWWGLGVVMYEMMCGRLPFYNQDHERLFELILMEEIRFPKNLAPEAKALLAGLLKKDPKQRLGGGPDDAKDVMSHKFFTSINWQDVIDKKLIPPFKPQVTSETDTRYFDDEFTAQTITITPPDKYDSLDAEDSDQRTHFPQFSYSASIRE; this is encoded by the exons ATGAATGAAGTCAGTGTTGTGAGAGAGGGATGGCTCCACAAGAGAG GTGAATACATTAAAACGTGGCGGCCTCGTTACTTCATCTTAAAGAGCGATGGCTCCTTCATCGGCTACAAAGAGAAGCCCGAGGTGTCCAGTGACCACAGCCTCCCACCACTCAACAACTTCTCCGTCGCAG AATGCCAGTTGATGAAGACAGAGCGTCCCAGGCCCAACACATTTGTCATTCGTTGCCTGCAATGGACCTCCGTTATCGAGCGCACCTTCCACGTAGACAGCAACGAGGAGAG GGAAGAATGGATGCGATCGATCCAGGCAGTGGCAAATAGCCTGAAGAGTCAGCAGCAGGACGAGGAGCCCATGGAGATCAAATTTGGCTCACCAAGTGACAGCAGCGgcacagaggagatggagattgCTGTGTCCAAATCCCGCACAAAAGTG ACCATGAGTGATTTTGACTACCTGAAGCTGCTGGGGAAGGGAACATTTGGTAAAGTGATTCTGGTGAAGGAGAAGGCCACGGGGATGTACTACGCCATGAAAATCCTCCGCAAAGAAGTCATCATTGCTAAA GATGAGGTGgcacacacagttacagaaaGCAGAGTTCTCCAAAATACGCGGCATCCCTTTCTAACG ACACTAAAATATGCATTTCAAACGCATGACCGGCTATGCTTTGTGATGGAGTATGCAAATGGAGGAGAA CTCTTCTTTCACTTATCGCGGGACAGAGTATTCACGGAAGACAGAGCCAGATTCTATGGTGCAGAAATAGTGTCAGCACTGGAGTACCTACACTCACGCAATGTAGTTTACAGGGATTTAAAG ctGGAGAACCTCATGTTAGACAAGGACGGCCACATAAAGATCACAGACTTTGGGCTGTGTAAAGAGGGGATCACAGACGGCGCCACCATGAAAACCTTCTGTGGAACCCCGGAGTACCTGGCACCAGAG GTGCTAGAGGACAATGACTACGGCCGAGCGGTGGACTGGTGGGGACTGGGCGTGGTCATGTACGAGATGATGTGTGGCCGGTTGCCCTTCTACAACCAAGACCATGAGCGTCTCTTCGAGCTAATCCTCATGGAGGAGATCCGCTTCCCCAAGAACCTGGCTCCTGAAGCCAAGGCCCTGCTGGCCGGTCTGCTGAAAAAGGATCCCAAACAAAG GCTCGGAGGCGGACCAGACGATGCCAAAGACGTGATGAGCCACAAGTTCTTCACCTCGATTAACTGGCAGGATGTTATTGACAAAAAG cttaTTCCACCATTCAAGCCCCAGGTGACATCAGAGACGGACACGCGCTACTTCGATGACGAGTTCACAGCACAAACCATAACGATAACTCCCCCTGACAAGT ACGACAGTTTAGATGCAGAGGATTCAGATCAGCGCACGCACTTCCCTCAGTTCTCCTACTCTGCCAGCATACGGGAATGA